The following are encoded in a window of Panicum virgatum strain AP13 chromosome 5N, P.virgatum_v5, whole genome shotgun sequence genomic DNA:
- the LOC120675018 gene encoding protein MICRORCHIDIA 6-like: MDAQVDIKPFLSPITAIPIQRGLHGPSTFQAAATQSERGGARVLTGVQPQTLAEAACVLNRAASELSGGIGDRTCGADEASEGTSARRPCPAPRLSRKFWGAGDYDAGAGSSAPQPTVQNRMCVHPEFLHSNATSHKWPFGAVAELLDNAVDEIENSGATKILVDKVIDNRNGSPALLVQDDGGGMDPDSLRRCMSFGFSEKQSGSSIGQYGNGFKTSTMRLGADVIVFSRCTKSGGPTQSIGLLSYTFLVETGQTDVVVPVVEYKCNLLRGQTTRLERHGSEHFSSNLSVLLKWSPFATEEELLKNFSDIGPHGTKIIVFNLWSNDDGNLELDFDTNPEDIMISGAPKPEEISNAVKRTNENHLANRLRYSLRVYISVLYLELPDYFKIILREKEVKRHCIAADIIYPECISYKPQISGRQEAEVITIIGFLDGAPTISVHGFNIYHRNRLILPFHRALSSASSKGRGVAGVLDADFIKPTHDKQDFEKSQLFQRLMNRLRDMTTEYWDIYCHKIGYGKTPRVRAAPIPPPRPPPVMLPMESGTAEPLEGTAPAPVVSLPPLRPQGTCVNAVPIAIAPPSFGSAPAGAGTAGVAPRAPTGHSPSDTQIMQANQRTSSSLAPGPDLKRKRSDRDAALTVPLEKRATHDLVGSSSSGDQMAQVCQYTRDRERREFSFLKMENRMLREECSQFEMQEKELLQKEQDLQIQIDQAKEQYSSLLNEYVSVVAEAPAPKRTKP; this comes from the exons ATGGACGCGCAGGTGGACATCAAGCCCTTCTTGTCCCCGATCACCGCCATTCCTATCCAGCGGGGCCTCCACGGGCCCAGCACCTTTCAGGCAGCGGCGACGCAatcggagcgcggcggcgctcgagtgCTAACCGGGGTGCAACCGCAAACTCTGGCGGAAGCGGCGTGCGTCCTCAACCGGGCAGCTTCGGAGCTGTCGGGTGGCATCGGCGATCGGACCTGTGGCGCCGACGAGGCATCCGAGGGCACCTCGGCTCGTCGCCCTTGCCCTGCACCACGGTTGAGCAGGAAGTTCTGGGGCGCCGGCGATTACGATGCGGGGGCCGGGAGCTCTGCGCCACAGCCGA CTGTGCAGAATCGCATGTGTGTTCACCCTGAATTTCTCCactccaacgcgacttcgcaTAAATGGCCATTTGGAG CGGTGGCAGAGTTGTTGGACAACGCGGTAGATGAG ATTGAAAATAGTGGTGctacaaaaatattggtggacaAAGTCATCGACAACCGGAACGGATCACCAGCTTTGCTAGTTCAAG ATGATGGTGGAGGCATGGATCCTGATTCCTTGAGGCGTTGCATGAGCTTTGGATTTTCAGAGAAACAATCAGGATCTTCGATTGGACAAT ATGGAAATGGATTTAAGACTAGCACAATGCGGCTCGGGGCAGATGTTATTGTTTTCAGCCGTTGCACAAAGAGCGG TGGGCCTACTCAATCCATTGGTCTCCTCTCTTACACTTTCTTGGTGGAAACTGGCCAGACAGATGTTGTAGTTCCTGTG GTGGAATACAAATGCAATCTATTAAGAGGACAAACTACACGACTGGAGCGACATGGTTCAGAACACTTCTCCTCAAATTTGTCAGTGTTGTTGAAATGGTCTCCTTTTGCAACAGAAGAAGAGTTATTGAAGAAT TTCAGCGATATTGGCCCACATGGCACCAAGATTATAGTGTTCAATTTGTGGTCCAACGATGATGGTAATTTGGAGCTCGACTTTGACACAAATCCAGAG GATATTATGATTAGCGGCGCGCCAAAACCAGAAGAGATTAGTAACGCTGTGAAAAGGACTAATGAGAATCATTTGGCTAATCGACTGCGCTATTCTCTTAGG GTCTACATTTCTGTCTTGTATCTGGAGCTACCAGATTACTTCAAAATCATACTTCGAGAAAAAGAAGTTAAGCGTCATTGCATTGCTGCTGATATAATATATCCTGAATGCATCAGTTATAAACCCCAAATTTCCGGAAGACAAGAG GCTGAGGTTATTACGATCATTGGATTCTTAGATGGCGCTCCAACAATTAGCGTACATGGATTTAATATCTATCATAGGAATCGCCTTATTTTG CCGTTTCATCGAGCTCTGAGTTCTGCAAGCAGTAAAGGTAGAGGTGTCGCTGGAGTACTTGACGCAGACTTCATCAAGCCGACTCACGACAAACAGGACTTTGAGAAGTCACAGCTGTTTCAGAGGCTGATGAACCGCTTGAGAGACATGACTACCGAGTACTG GGATATCTATTGTCACAAGATCGGATATGGGAAAACGCCACGCGTGCGGGCGGCTCCcattcctcctcctcgtcctcctccagtAATGCTGCCAATGGAGAGTGGTACTGCTGAACCATTAGAGGGGACTGCACCTGCACCTGTAGTGTCATTGCCACCCTTGAGACCCCAGGGCACCTGCGTGAACGCAGTTCCAATTGCTATTGCACCCCCTAGTTTTGGCTCAGCCCCTGCCGGTGCTGGAACAGCGGGTGTTGCACCACGAGCTCCTACTGGTCACTCCCCGTCAGACACGCAGATCATGCAAGCCAACCAGAGGACCTCATCTTCCTTGGCTCCTGGCCCTGATTTGAAAAGAAAACGGAGCGATCGCGATGCTGCTCTGACGGTTCCATTAGAAAAGCGCGCCACGCATGATTTGGTCGGCAGCAGCTCCTCTGGTGACCAG ATGGCACAGGTATGCCAGTATACGCGAGATCGAGAGCGGAGGGAGTTCTCCTTCCTGAAGATGGAGAATCGGATGCTCCGTGAAGA GTGCTCACAATTTGAGATGCAAGAGAAGGAGCTACTGCAGAAG GAGCAGGATCTGCAGATCCAGATTGACCAGGCGAAGGAGCAGTACAGCAGCCTGCTGAACGAGTACGTCTCGGTGGTGGCGGAGGCTCCGGCACCGAAACGAACCAAACCATAG
- the LOC120675017 gene encoding uncharacterized protein LOC120675017 — translation MDNLWQGIGVASQQLGEVNYTPGIDIDETYMPTDQQLNNFTPEGSENMNPMPAKPAKPRKGGLGPKRLKNFNTKEDEILCSAYLNVSKDPIVAVNQSSGSYWARIIAYCEEHNCPRSKSSLQHRWGDIQKDTSRFCGFYAEVERKNQSGKSEDDKVKDALQMYEGIVESTFKFIHCWYMLRNEMKWNEWLASMSASNGEQSTELAKASTDATLPPRIDRPNGRDRAKKPRTSSTASSACLEVLQKMPMDRNAYEVRVEAATKEEAKDIASRSDRKLALQEEQLQVQKDQVQIQRELLELQKADREERVMSMDLEKLSPWVQDYYINKQKQISAMSLRGDGSSGPRGQ, via the exons ATGGACAACTTGTGGCAAGGAATCGGTGTTGCTTCTCAGCAGTTGGGTGAGGTGAATTACACCCCTGGCATCGACATAGATGAAACCTACATGCCAACTGATCAGCAACTTAACAACTTCACTCCTGAG GGATCCGAAAACATGAACCCTATGCCAGCAAAACCAGCAAAGCCTAGGAAAGGCGGACTTGGACCCAAACGTTTGAAGAACTTCAACACAAAGGAGGATGAAATCTTATGCTCAGCATACTTGAACGTGAGCAAGGATCCTATTGTGGCAGTGAACCAGTCATCGGGATCATACTGGGCAAGAATAATAGCTTACTGCGAAGAACACAACTGCCCAAGGTCAAAATCTTCACTGCAGCACAGGTGGGGCGATATCCAGAAGGATACTTCAAGATTCTGTGGGTTCTACGCTGAGGTTGAAAGGAAAAACCAAAGTGGCAAGAGTGAAGATGACAAG GTCAAAGACGCCCTCCAGATGTATGAGGGTATTGTCGAATCCACTTTCAAGTTCATTCATTGTTGGTACATGTTACGCAATGAGATGAAATGGAACGAGTGGCTCGCTTCCATGTCTGCAAGCAATGGGGAGCAATCTACTGAACTTGCCAAGGCAAGCACAGATGCCACACTCCCGCCTAGAATTGATAGGCCAAATGGCAGGGATAGGGCAAAGAAGCCGCGTACCAGCAGCACTGCCTCTTCAGCTTGCCTTGAAGTGCTGCAAAAAATGCCCATGGACCGCAATGCTTATGAAGTACGGGTTGAGGctgcaaccaaggaagaagccaAGGACATCGCTTCTCGCTCAGATCGCAAACTCGCTCTACAGGAAGAGCAGTTGCAAGTCCAGAAAGACCAGGTGCAGATACAGAGAGAGCTACTCGAACTGCAGAAGGCAGATCGGGAGGAACGGGTCATGAGCATGGATCTCGAGAAGCTGTCACCATGGGTTCAGGACTACTACATCAACAAACAGAAACAAATCTCCGCAATGAGCCTGAGAGGTGATGGTTCCAGTGGCCCTAGGGGGCAATAG
- the LOC120675624 gene encoding uncharacterized protein LOC120675624, which translates to MELASTDLAALGAAELVRASASIPRAAPRTFALLTACLVFPLSFAVLAHSLFTHPVVRRIQSAGSGARSAEWLELFAYQFLYLIVLFTFSLLSTAAAVFTVASLYASKPASISASLAALPPILPRLLRTFLWVSLLMLAYHLVFALAVLLLIVVFIPNGASESTPPSLSFVLFLIVVVFVFLGIHVYISALWHLASVISVLEPVCGLAAMAKSKQLLQGRTAIAATLVVSYFAVCGVTSLLFRAAVVKGRGEEGSFGLALPGRLLVGAVLVCVLVCVNLLGLLVQSVFYYACKAFHNQQIDRSALYEHLGGYLGEYVPLKSNIQMENLEIGA; encoded by the coding sequence ATGGAGCTGGCGTCGACCGACCTCGCGGCgctgggcgcggcggagctggtccgcgcctcggcctcgatcccgcgcgcggcgccgcgcaCCTTCGCGCTGCTCACCGCCTGCCTCGTCTTCCCGCTCTCCTTCGCCGTGCTCGCCCACTCCCTCTTCACCCACCCCGTCGTGCGCCGCATCCAGAGCGCCGGCTCCGGCGCCCGCTCCGCGGAGTGGCTCGAGCTCTTCGCCTACCAGTTCCTTTACCTCATCGTCCTCTtcaccttctccctcctctccaccgccgccgccgtcttcacCGTCGCCTCGCTCTACGCCAGCAAGCCCGcctccatctccgcctcgctcgccgCGCTGCCCCCAATCCTGCCCCGCCTCCTCCGCACCTTCCTCTGGGTCTCCCTCCTCATGCTCGCCTACCACCTCGTCTTCGccctcgccgtcctcctcctcatcgtcgTCTTCATCCCCAACGGCGCCTCCGAGtccacccctccctccctctccttcgtcctcttcctcatcgtcgtcgtcttcgtcttcctcgGGATCCACGTCTACATCTCCGCGCTCTGGCACCTCGCCAGCGTCATCTCCGTGCTCGAGCCGGTCTGCGggctcgccgccatggccaagAGCAAGCAGCTGCTCCAGGGGCGcaccgccatcgccgccacGCTCGTCGTCTCCTACTTCGCGGTCTGCGGCGTCACCTCGTTGCTCTTCCGTGCCGCCGTCGTCaaggggcgcggcgaggaggggaGCTTCGGCCTGGCCTTGCCCGGGCGGCTGCTCGTCGGCGCCGTGCTCGTCTGCGTCCTTGTCTGTGTCAATTTGCTGGGTTTGCTGGTGCAGAGCGTGTTCTACTACGCTTGCAAGGCCTTCCACAACCAGCAGATTGACAGGTCCGCACTGTACGAGCACCTCGGAGGGTACCTTGGGGAGTACGTCCCGCTCAAGAGCAATATCCAGATGGAGAACCTTGAGATTGGAGCTTAG